In Aquimarina sp. TRL1, a single window of DNA contains:
- a CDS encoding NAD(P)/FAD-dependent oxidoreductase, giving the protein MIKTDILIIGAGPTGLFTVFEAGLLKLKCHLIDALPQPGGQCAEIYPKKPIYDIPGFPEVLAGDLVDNLMEQIKSFEPGFTLGERADTIEKQEDGTFIVTTNRGTKHHAPVVAIAGGLGSFEPRKPPIANIADFEDKGVAYIIRDPEVYRDQRVVIAGGGDSALDWTIFLADVASEVTLVHRRNEFRGALDSVEKVAELKKLGKVNLITEAEVVGLHGEEHITGVTVKHKTEGEFVKDTDHFIPLFGLSPKLGPIANWGLEIEKNAIKVDNTLDYQTNIPGIYAIGDVNTYPGKLKLILCGFHEATLMCQSAYQRIHPDKKYVMKYTTVSGIDGFDGSRKEAKKAVVKSIT; this is encoded by the coding sequence ATGATTAAGACAGATATTTTAATTATTGGAGCAGGTCCAACAGGATTGTTTACAGTATTTGAAGCAGGATTGTTGAAGTTGAAATGTCATCTTATAGATGCATTGCCACAACCTGGAGGACAATGTGCAGAGATTTATCCTAAAAAACCTATTTATGATATACCAGGATTTCCTGAAGTATTGGCAGGAGACCTAGTAGATAACCTAATGGAGCAGATTAAATCATTCGAACCTGGATTTACGTTAGGAGAAAGAGCAGATACAATAGAAAAACAAGAGGATGGAACGTTTATTGTTACCACAAATAGGGGAACAAAACACCATGCGCCAGTAGTAGCTATTGCAGGAGGTTTAGGATCTTTTGAACCAAGGAAACCACCAATTGCTAATATTGCAGATTTTGAAGATAAAGGAGTCGCTTACATCATTAGAGATCCTGAAGTATACAGAGATCAGCGTGTAGTTATAGCAGGAGGAGGAGATTCTGCATTAGACTGGACAATCTTCCTGGCAGATGTAGCAAGTGAAGTAACTCTGGTTCATAGAAGAAACGAATTTAGAGGAGCCTTAGATTCTGTAGAAAAGGTTGCGGAATTAAAGAAGTTAGGCAAGGTAAACTTAATTACCGAAGCAGAAGTAGTAGGACTTCACGGAGAAGAACATATTACTGGAGTTACGGTAAAGCACAAAACAGAAGGAGAGTTTGTGAAAGATACAGACCACTTTATTCCGTTATTCGGACTATCTCCTAAATTAGGACCAATAGCGAATTGGGGATTAGAGATAGAGAAAAATGCAATCAAAGTGGATAATACATTAGATTATCAAACGAATATCCCAGGAATTTATGCTATCGGAGATGTGAATACATACCCAGGAAAGCTAAAATTGATTCTGTGTGGATTCCATGAAGCAACTCTAATGTGTCAAAGTGCTTACCAGAGAATTCACCCAGACAAAAAATATGTGATGAAGTATACGACAGTAAGTGGTATTGATGGATTCGATGGGAGTAGAAAAGAAGCTAAAAAAGCAGTTGTAAAATCAATAACGTAA
- a CDS encoding 2Fe-2S iron-sulfur cluster-binding protein, with protein MSDVTIKIKDREGVVHEVQAPTDMAMNLMEVCKAYELPVEGTCGGMAMCASCQCYVLSDHELPEMGDDEDMMLAEAFHVEDNSRLGCQIPITEALDGLEIELAPE; from the coding sequence ATGTCAGACGTAACAATAAAAATAAAAGACAGAGAAGGAGTGGTTCATGAAGTACAAGCGCCAACAGATATGGCAATGAACCTGATGGAAGTATGCAAAGCATATGAATTGCCGGTAGAAGGAACATGTGGAGGGATGGCAATGTGCGCGTCTTGTCAATGTTATGTACTGTCTGATCATGAATTGCCAGAGATGGGAGACGATGAAGATATGATGTTAGCAGAAGCATTTCATGTAGAAGATAATAGTAGATTAGGATGTCAAATACCTATTACAGAAGCCTTAGATGGTTTAGAGATAGAATTGGCACCAGAATAA
- a CDS encoding homocysteine S-methyltransferase family protein, whose translation MKDIHKIIKERILILDGAMGTMLQRYKFTEEDFRGERFKEWPVPLQGNNDLLSITQPDAIKEVHKLYFQAGADIVETNTFSGTTIAMADYEMEELVYELNYESAKIAREVADVFTEKEPHKPRFVAGSIGPTNRTASMSPDVNDPGYRAVTFDELRIAYKQQVEALLDGGADILLVETIFDTLNAKAALFAIEEVKEEREIEVPIMISGTITDASGRTLSGQTAEAFLISVSHIPMLSIGFNCALGADQLTPHLEVLSQKSEFATSAHPNAGLPNAFGEYDETPEQMADQIKEYLDKNLINIVGGCCGTTPEHIKAIADLTKDYKPRQL comes from the coding sequence ATGAAAGATATACATAAGATTATAAAGGAACGCATTCTGATTTTAGATGGCGCTATGGGGACAATGTTGCAGCGCTATAAATTTACAGAAGAAGATTTTCGGGGAGAGAGATTCAAAGAGTGGCCGGTTCCTCTTCAGGGGAATAATGACTTATTGAGTATAACTCAGCCTGATGCCATTAAAGAAGTGCATAAACTGTATTTTCAGGCAGGAGCAGATATCGTAGAAACCAATACATTTTCAGGAACGACCATTGCGATGGCAGATTATGAAATGGAAGAGCTGGTATATGAGCTAAACTATGAATCGGCAAAAATAGCCAGAGAAGTAGCAGATGTGTTTACAGAAAAAGAACCGCATAAACCTAGGTTTGTAGCAGGATCGATCGGACCTACTAATAGAACAGCCAGTATGTCTCCGGATGTGAATGATCCAGGGTATAGAGCAGTAACTTTTGATGAGTTGAGAATTGCTTATAAACAACAAGTAGAAGCACTACTGGATGGAGGAGCAGATATACTGTTGGTAGAAACTATATTTGATACACTAAATGCAAAAGCGGCACTATTTGCTATAGAAGAAGTAAAAGAAGAAAGAGAGATTGAAGTGCCAATCATGATTAGTGGCACCATAACAGATGCTAGTGGACGAACCTTATCAGGGCAAACAGCAGAAGCATTTCTCATTTCTGTTTCGCATATCCCCATGTTATCAATAGGGTTTAATTGTGCATTGGGAGCTGATCAGTTAACGCCTCATTTAGAAGTACTGTCGCAAAAATCTGAATTTGCTACTTCTGCACACCCAAATGCAGGATTACCAAATGCCTTTGGAGAATATGATGAAACTCCAGAACAGATGGCAGATCAGATTAAAGAATATTTAGATAAAAACTTGATTAATATTGTAGGAGGGTGTTGTGGAACAACTCCGGAACATATTAAAGCAATAGCTGATTTAACTAAAGATTATAAACCTAGACAGTTGTAG
- the metH gene encoding methionine synthase: MTKNKSGQSIEKKYLKLSGLEPLVVTPDTNFINVGERTNVAGSRKFLRLIKEEKFDEALAIARHQVEGGAQVIDINMDDGLIDGKEAMVRFLNLIVSEPDIARVPIMIDSSKWDIIEAGLQVVQGKCVVNSISLKEGEEEFIKHAKLIKMYGAAVIVMAFDEVGQADNYERRIEISKRSYDVLVDQVGFPPEDIIFDLNIFPVATGMEEHRKNAIDFIEATRWVRENLPHCSVSGGVSNVSFSFRGNNVVREAMHSVFLYHAIEAGMNMGIVNPAMLEVYDDIPKDLLEYVEDVILDRREDATERLLDFAETVKGVKKEKTVDLSWREESLQDRITRALVKGIDEYVEEDVEEARQSLSKPIEVIEGPLMTGMNVVGDLFGSGKMFLPQVVKSARVMKKAVAYLLPFIEEEKKKNATGDVGGSDSAGKVLMATVKGDVHDIGKNIVSVVLGCNNYEIVDLGVMVPPEKIIQTAIDEQVDIIGLSGLITPSLDEMVYLAKEMERKNFKIPLLIGGATTSKAHTAVKIDPQYKNAVVHVNDASRAVTVVGDLLNKRSNQKYVGDIKEDYEKFREGFLKRTKRKEYLSIQEARENKYKVDWDTTTIKKPNKLGIHVIENFDITTLEPYIDWSPFFRSWDLHGKYPKILEDKVVGEQATVLFKDAQELLKRVFDEKLLSAKAIYGLFEANTINDDDIQVYADGAPAVIFRTLRQQLKKYKGKPNLALADFIAPADSEKKDYIGCFCVSTGFGTQELATAFEKEHDDYNSIMIKALADRLAEAFAEYLHEKVRKEDWGYAVDEQLSNDELIKETYIGIRPAPGYPACPDHLEKLTIWELLKVKEEIGVALTESIAMWPAASVSGYYFGNKEASYFGLGKIREDQLKDFAERKNVDIAYARKWLNPNLLEE, encoded by the coding sequence ATGACAAAAAATAAGTCAGGGCAATCCATAGAAAAAAAATATCTGAAACTATCAGGTTTAGAGCCGTTGGTTGTTACTCCTGATACTAACTTTATTAATGTAGGAGAGCGAACAAATGTAGCTGGTTCTCGAAAATTTCTTCGCCTGATTAAAGAAGAAAAATTTGATGAAGCATTAGCTATTGCCAGGCATCAGGTAGAAGGAGGGGCACAGGTTATTGATATTAATATGGATGATGGGTTGATTGACGGGAAAGAAGCAATGGTTCGATTTCTGAACCTGATAGTTTCAGAACCAGATATTGCCAGAGTACCTATTATGATTGATAGCTCCAAATGGGATATTATTGAAGCAGGGCTTCAGGTTGTACAGGGGAAATGTGTGGTTAACTCAATTAGCTTGAAAGAAGGAGAGGAAGAGTTTATAAAACACGCTAAGCTGATAAAAATGTACGGAGCAGCTGTTATTGTAATGGCGTTTGATGAAGTGGGACAGGCAGATAACTATGAACGCCGTATAGAAATATCCAAAAGATCTTATGATGTTCTGGTTGATCAGGTAGGGTTTCCGCCAGAAGATATCATTTTTGATTTGAATATCTTCCCGGTGGCAACAGGAATGGAAGAACATAGAAAAAATGCAATTGATTTTATAGAAGCAACCAGGTGGGTTAGAGAGAACCTGCCACATTGTAGTGTAAGTGGAGGAGTGAGTAATGTCTCTTTTTCATTTAGAGGGAATAATGTGGTAAGAGAGGCGATGCATTCAGTCTTTTTGTATCATGCTATTGAAGCAGGGATGAATATGGGGATTGTAAACCCCGCCATGTTAGAGGTGTATGATGATATCCCAAAAGATCTTCTGGAATATGTCGAAGATGTGATTTTGGATCGAAGAGAAGATGCTACAGAGCGATTATTGGATTTTGCAGAAACCGTTAAAGGAGTTAAGAAAGAAAAAACGGTAGATCTATCATGGAGAGAAGAGAGTTTGCAAGACCGGATAACAAGAGCATTGGTCAAAGGGATAGATGAGTATGTAGAAGAAGATGTAGAAGAAGCGAGACAAAGCTTAAGTAAACCTATCGAGGTGATAGAAGGTCCTTTGATGACAGGGATGAACGTGGTAGGAGACCTCTTTGGTTCGGGAAAAATGTTCCTGCCTCAAGTGGTTAAATCTGCTAGGGTGATGAAAAAGGCAGTAGCGTATTTATTGCCGTTTATAGAGGAAGAGAAAAAGAAAAATGCAACAGGAGATGTAGGAGGAAGTGATAGTGCCGGAAAAGTTTTGATGGCCACTGTTAAAGGAGATGTGCATGATATAGGTAAAAATATCGTCTCTGTGGTATTAGGGTGTAACAACTACGAAATAGTAGACCTAGGAGTGATGGTGCCTCCTGAAAAAATTATTCAGACAGCCATCGATGAGCAAGTGGATATTATCGGGCTAAGTGGTTTGATTACTCCTTCATTGGATGAGATGGTATATCTGGCTAAGGAAATGGAACGAAAAAACTTTAAAATCCCATTGCTGATTGGAGGAGCTACCACATCAAAGGCGCATACGGCAGTTAAGATAGATCCACAGTATAAAAATGCAGTAGTCCATGTTAATGATGCTTCTAGGGCAGTAACTGTAGTAGGAGACCTGTTGAATAAAAGGAGTAATCAGAAATATGTCGGAGATATAAAAGAGGATTATGAAAAGTTTAGAGAAGGCTTCCTAAAACGAACAAAAAGAAAAGAATACCTAAGCATTCAGGAAGCGAGAGAGAATAAATACAAAGTCGATTGGGATACCACAACGATTAAGAAACCTAATAAATTAGGAATTCATGTGATAGAGAATTTCGATATAACGACTTTGGAACCTTATATAGATTGGAGTCCTTTCTTTAGGTCATGGGACTTACATGGGAAGTATCCAAAAATACTAGAAGATAAGGTGGTTGGAGAGCAGGCAACGGTTTTGTTTAAAGACGCTCAGGAACTATTAAAAAGAGTCTTTGATGAAAAATTGCTTTCGGCAAAAGCAATTTATGGATTGTTTGAAGCAAATACCATAAATGATGATGATATTCAGGTGTATGCTGATGGAGCACCAGCTGTGATTTTTAGAACCCTGAGGCAACAATTAAAAAAATATAAAGGAAAACCAAATCTGGCATTGGCAGACTTTATAGCTCCGGCGGATAGTGAAAAGAAAGATTATATCGGTTGTTTCTGTGTATCCACAGGGTTTGGAACCCAGGAGTTAGCCACAGCTTTTGAAAAAGAGCACGACGATTATAATTCAATTATGATTAAAGCATTAGCAGACCGTCTGGCAGAAGCCTTTGCAGAATACTTACATGAGAAAGTAAGGAAAGAAGACTGGGGGTACGCTGTTGATGAACAGTTGTCTAATGATGAATTGATTAAAGAAACTTATATCGGGATTCGTCCAGCGCCCGGCTATCCTGCTTGCCCTGATCATTTAGAGAAGTTAACAATCTGGGAATTGTTGAAAGTAAAAGAAGAAATAGGAGTAGCGTTGACAGAGAGTATTGCCATGTGGCCAGCAGCATCAGTATCTGGATATTACTTTGGTAATAAAGAAGCATCTTATTTTGGATTAGGAAAGATAAGAGAAGACCAGTTAAAGGATTTTGCAGAAAGAAAAAATGTAGATATAGCATATGCTAGAAAATGGTTGAATCCAAACCTGTTAGAAGAGTAA
- the metF gene encoding methylenetetrahydrofolate reductase [NAD(P)H], giving the protein MKVTEHIKKAKGKTLFSFELIPPQKGKSIQELYNNIDPLMEFNPPFIDVTTSREEFIYIDRDGLLDKKLTRMRPGTVGICASIKHKYNVDTIPHVLCGGFTKEETEYLLVDCHYLGIDNVMALRGDAMKEEKYFVPTRGGHTYANELVKQITNMNKGKFLHEVIESDNKSDFCIGVAGYPEKHMEAPSLDADLRRLKEKVDAGADYIVTQMFFDNKRYFSFVEKAREHGIEVPIIPGIKPVAVQRHLQLLPQVFKLDMPDELVRAVEGCKTREQVRQVGVEFAIQQSKELLDYGVPVLHYYSMGKSDNIKQIAEAIF; this is encoded by the coding sequence ATGAAAGTAACAGAACATATAAAAAAAGCCAAAGGGAAAACATTGTTTTCCTTTGAGTTAATACCACCACAAAAAGGAAAAAGCATACAGGAACTATATAATAATATAGACCCGTTAATGGAGTTTAATCCACCATTTATAGATGTAACAACTTCTAGAGAGGAATTTATTTATATCGACAGGGATGGGTTGCTGGATAAGAAATTAACACGAATGAGACCGGGAACTGTAGGGATTTGCGCTTCTATAAAACATAAGTATAATGTAGATACAATACCTCATGTACTTTGCGGAGGATTTACTAAAGAAGAAACAGAGTATTTATTAGTAGATTGTCATTATCTGGGGATTGATAATGTTATGGCATTAAGAGGAGATGCTATGAAAGAAGAAAAGTACTTTGTCCCTACCAGAGGAGGGCATACATATGCAAATGAATTGGTAAAGCAAATTACCAATATGAATAAAGGAAAGTTTTTACATGAAGTTATAGAATCAGACAATAAGTCAGATTTTTGTATTGGGGTAGCTGGTTATCCCGAAAAACATATGGAAGCTCCTTCTCTCGATGCAGACTTAAGAAGATTAAAAGAAAAAGTTGATGCAGGAGCAGACTATATTGTGACTCAGATGTTTTTTGATAATAAAAGATATTTCTCTTTTGTAGAAAAAGCAAGAGAGCATGGGATTGAAGTACCGATCATACCAGGAATAAAGCCTGTGGCGGTACAGCGACATTTACAGTTACTACCTCAGGTTTTTAAACTAGATATGCCAGATGAATTAGTAAGAGCAGTAGAGGGATGTAAGACCAGAGAACAGGTGCGACAGGTGGGAGTAGAATTCGCTATTCAACAGTCTAAGGAACTATTAGATTATGGAGTACCGGTTTTACATTATTATTCTATGGGGAAATCTGATAATATTAAACAGATAGCCGAAGCGATTTTTTAA